In Alosa sapidissima isolate fAloSap1 chromosome 11, fAloSap1.pri, whole genome shotgun sequence, a single window of DNA contains:
- the LOC121723954 gene encoding ceroid-lipofuscinosis neuronal protein 6-like → MQNWLLYCGRAIVIIMCPVEWCPPNRPSPADYIHLASNLLTALLLLKITQRSPKMLPHSAMQLSIIIFAMGTSMHLVGDSITQRLILSGYQPHLPLRENPIIQNVTPKTLIYSFELVSYYDEGLGHVMWGVPFLLILFLYFTGCFTHSEEERSMPYSAWLLLGPSALFYWCVITEGQIFILFTFTLFAMAAMVVQQRHRGFGLNSNGLFLLSSFSVAMALVVLWVAFLWHDPVLRKRYPGVMYVPRPRAFYTLHILKTHQPHGYPSSQG, encoded by the exons ATGCAGAACTGGCTGCTTTACTGTGGAAGGGCAATTGTCATA ATTATGTGTCCAGTGGAGTGGTGTCCTCCGAACAGGCCCAGTCCTGCAGACTACATCCACCTGGCCTCCAACCTCCTCACTGCTCTGCTGCTACTAAAG ATCACCCAGCGGAGCCCCAAGATGCTGCCCCACTCTGCCATGCAGCTGAGCATCATCATCTTTGCCATGGGAACCAGCATGCACCTGGTGGGTGACTCTATCACCCAGCGCCTCATCCTCAGTGGGTACCAGCCACACCTGCCCTTGCGGGAGAACCCTATCATCCAGAACGTCACGCCCAAAACACTG ATTTACTCTTTTGAACTTGTGTCTTACTATGACGAGGGCCTTGGTCATGTCATGTG GGGAGtccccttcctcctcatcctcttcctgtACTTCACCGGCTGCTTCACACAcagcgaggaggagagaagcatgCCGTACTCAGCCTGGCTACTTCTGGGGCCTAGTGCTCTCTTTTACTG GTGCGTGATAACCGAGGGGCAGATTTTTATTCTCTTCACCTTCACTCTGTTCGCCATGGCGGCCATGGTGGTGCAGCAGAGACACAGAGGCTTCGGCCTCAACAGCAAcgggctcttcctgctctccaGCTTCTCCGTGGCCATGGCTCTGGTGGTGCTGTGGGTGGCCTTCCTCTGGCATGACCCTGTCCTGCGCAAGAGGTACCCTGGGGTCATGTACGTGCCAAGGCCACGGGCCTTCTACACTCTCCACATCCTAAAGACACACCAGCCTCACGGGTACCCCAGCTCTCAGGGCTGA